A stretch of DNA from Hydra vulgaris chromosome 03, alternate assembly HydraT2T_AEP:
GCCgaattcaataagtttttttcaacaataggACATAACCTAACAAATAAGATACGTTATGTAGACAACAACTCTGTTGACGAATTTATATCGTCACCAAATTcaactatatatttttcaaatctaattagatttgaaaaataataacttaagttattatgaatttgaaatagcatttaaatcattaataaggAATAAAGCAATTGGGCCTGCTTGCTTAACATCTGAAGAGTATTAAAacgcatatttaattttttaatgtacgaactattttttatatagattatgaagggcttcatgataagatcatgtgatcttctggaagtcctaccagtattattttcattgtaaatttaCTTTGTTCATATTATTCtggaaaataaattacaaacaaacaaacaaataaaacaacaacatatatatatacatatatatatatatatatatatatatatatatatatatatatatatatatatatatatatatatatatatatacataggcGTAGAGTATGGGGTGCAACGGGGGCAGGCTGCCCCCCTTGAGTCAACTTTGCCCCCCTTGAAATTTCGTTTGCCACCCTTGAAATTTTATCCAtccttaaaataaatattatttcaatttattatttttaaacagagaAAGAAATCAAGTTTTTTCCGAAACAAGCGAAGAAATTAACAATCCATTGCTATAAACGTACCccctttttttacataaaaacttgGAAAACTTATTGATcgaagaaatcttttttttcagctaaaaAATGCGTTTTTTCGATAAACTTCAAATGGTCTTTTgatcttaaattaaaatcttttcgcAGGTATACATGCTTTAAACACGCTCCACCTAGtgtattaaagtaatttttgtaacgacgtttttgtttttaaatggattttatataagttaaaaagaaagtacaaattaaaaaatctttaaagaaagCCAGTCAGACAAGGTACCTTGGTGAACTTGACTTAACGGTAATgaacttttactttaaataaaatttcaattaacaGTTCTTTACTTTTACTTGTGTAAATATTATGTGTGATTTTACAAATACAGCACTTTTTACATGAGTACAATTATTGCTATTGTTTTTTGCTTTCGCAATTCAATTattgctataattttttatttacattattatttgtgtcaattacaaattattgtagattacttataaaaaatgattaattatttccattaattaagaaataattaattaaagttaaaaaactagaaatctTTTGTGTGTGAAGAACTTACAGCATGGATAAGTTTATCATTCGAACTAAGAAGAATGATTCTAATAATGCCAATCTGCCTATTTCATCTGCCTTACAAGTATCATCGTTTTCCGACAATAAGTTAAAGTTACAAGCAAACAGTTCAGATTTTGATGGTGATAATAGTGAGGACCAACAAAAAAGGTACCAGCCAACCTCCTTAATAACttataatagattttaaataacaacttaaaataagagattttttCTTTACAGAATTCCCTACTCCTCCTTATCCAAATCAAATTCAACACAAGGTGCAAACGGAAAAAGGTTGGAAAAAAATATTCGTCGATATCTTTTTAGCTGGGAAGACGAATTCAAGTGGATTAACTATGACGCTGTTAAAGAAAAAGCCTTTTGTTCCTCGTGTGTCAAAGCTACTAATATGAAGCTTCCGCTGCCTACTGaatcaagagaaaaaaaatccgCTCTGGGATTTGTTATAAATGGATTTAATATTTGGAAGAAAGCTCATGAGAAGTTTCGCCGTCATGAAGCTAGCCATTTTCACCGAGCTGCTAACGAAATGATTTTGACAAGCACGTCAGATTCTACAGTTTCCAGTAAACTTTCCACTCAACATCTACAAGATATGAAGGACGCAAGAAAAGCACTTGATCATATTTTTTCTAGTTTGATTTTTCTCGGCTGTCAAGGTTTGGCCATCCGAGGCAAGACAAAGGAGTCTTCAAATCTATTCCAGCTCTTAGAACTGAGGTCTATGGATGTACCAGTCTTGAAATAATGGATGAATCGACCAGAGAAGTACAAGTGGATATCACCAGATGTCACAAATGAAATTGTGTTGGATATTTCGTTAGTTATCCAACGTGAATTATCAAACACGATAAAAAAAAACGGATTTTTTTTGATTCATGATGGATGAATCGTCCGATATTACGGGAAAAGAGCAGGTATTATTAGCCAAATCAATAATTAAATGaaccttattttttcttttaataatttttaaaagctttaaattttataggtaTCGATATCCTTCCGTACTGTGGACGATGAGTTCCAAATTAATGAGGATTTTTGTGGATTTTATGAGACAGCCACAACTAAAAGCAAggatttgtttttgattataaaagACGTCCTTCTTCGCTCCAACTTAAGGCTCGAGAACTGTCGGGGACAGTGCTACGATGGAGCTGCTGCCATGTCTTCTGAAATAGCTGGCTTGCAAAAACTTGTTCTTCAACAAGAAAGCAGAGCCCTTTATGTTCATTGCAGAGCTCACAAATTAAATTTGGTAATacaagatgaaataaaaaacatcccTGATATAGAAAACATCATGTCACTCGTTCAAAAGTTTATCGCTTTTACCAGAGGCTCACCAAAGAGGCTCGCTTGGTTTTCAAGCCTAAAAGATCAAAATGAAAGCGAAGACGGACACCAAAATGGAACATCATTTAGACCTTTTTGCCCAACCAGATGGATAATGCGCAAGCCATCACTAATATCTATTACCAGTAATTACAGATCACTTTTGGTTTGGCTGGAAGACCTTACCACCAACCCTGACTTTACCAAATGCCGAGTGGAAGCAATGGCTTTTTTGTCTTCTTTTCAG
This window harbors:
- the LOC136078828 gene encoding zinc finger MYM-type protein 1-like, which encodes MDESSDITGKEQVSISFRTVDDEFQINEDFCGFYETATTKSKDLFLIIKDVLLRSNLRLENCRGQCYDGAAAMSSEIAGLQKLVLQQESRALYVHCRAHKLNLVIQDEIKNIPDIENIMSLVQKFIAFTRGSPKRLAWFSSLKDQNESEDGHQNGTSFRPFCPTRWIMRKPSLISITSNYRSLLVWLEDLTTNPDFTKCRVEAMAFLSSFQVFDTFFKLEFLRIIFTILEDSSIQLQGSQLNFSKAESIIQTLKQILRSLRTESRFKTLFDAATESAKIMDLDEPALPRKRKVHAKIEVGFRDTYYQPNDPKEM